A window of Pseudomonas monteilii contains these coding sequences:
- a CDS encoding MBL fold metallo-hydrolase: protein MRFAVLGSGSQGNGTLIASGDTYILVDCGFSLRETERRLALLGVSAAQLSAVLVTHEHADHVHGVGLLSRRYGVPVYLSQGTLRGLRKPVEARGFLACGQSLEIGALRVSAARVEHDALEPLQYVISDGQRRFGMLTDLGTYDGWLLDRYQDLDALLIESNHCRDMLARGHYPYFLKQRVGGNLGHLNNHQAANLVAELGWQDLQHLVLAHLSSKNNLPHLARQQFVDTLGCDPDWLQVANQEHGLDWREIA, encoded by the coding sequence GTGCGCTTCGCCGTCCTCGGAAGCGGAAGCCAGGGAAACGGCACGCTGATCGCCAGTGGTGACACGTACATCCTGGTCGACTGCGGCTTTTCCCTGCGCGAGACCGAGCGGCGGCTGGCGCTGCTCGGGGTGTCGGCCGCCCAGTTGAGCGCCGTGCTGGTCACCCACGAACACGCCGATCACGTGCATGGCGTCGGCCTGCTGTCACGGCGCTACGGCGTGCCGGTGTACCTCAGCCAGGGCACGCTGCGTGGCCTGCGCAAGCCGGTCGAAGCCCGTGGCTTCCTGGCCTGCGGCCAGAGCCTGGAGATCGGTGCGTTGCGGGTCAGTGCGGCGCGGGTCGAGCACGACGCGCTAGAGCCGCTGCAGTACGTGATCAGCGACGGCCAGCGACGTTTCGGCATGCTCACCGACCTCGGCACCTACGACGGCTGGCTGCTGGACCGCTACCAGGACCTCGATGCGTTGCTGATCGAGTCCAACCACTGCCGTGACATGCTTGCCCGCGGGCACTACCCGTATTTTCTCAAGCAGCGCGTCGGTGGCAATCTCGGGCACTTGAACAACCACCAGGCGGCCAACCTGGTCGCCGAGCTGGGTTGGCAGGATTTGCAGCACCTGGTCCTGGCCCACCTCAGCAGCAAGAACAACCTGCCACACCTGGCGCGTCAGCAGTTCGTCGACACCTTGGGGTGCGACCCGGACTGGCTCCAGGTGGCCAACCAGGAACATGGGCTCGACTGGCGCGAGATCGCCTAG
- a CDS encoding DNA-binding protein yields MKKLQPEERAQLIKEIVEHNAVGLDSIGTSIRRLRLEVTGLDQETFAVMCKMSTKSLYELESGKSNPKLSTLEGVLRLFGVRMGMVMTVKDKPARLVFGKNSDPLRADGPVTRLTQFGANLSPQAHCDRASGPKRGKSPAAAKAKRAMSKAAPQSRKSSQNE; encoded by the coding sequence ATGAAAAAGCTACAGCCTGAGGAGCGTGCTCAACTCATAAAGGAAATCGTCGAGCACAACGCCGTGGGACTCGACTCCATCGGGACCTCCATCCGCCGTTTGCGGCTCGAAGTCACAGGACTTGACCAAGAGACCTTCGCAGTGATGTGCAAGATGTCCACGAAAAGCCTGTACGAGCTGGAGAGTGGGAAGTCGAACCCGAAGCTCAGCACGCTGGAGGGCGTGCTGCGTCTCTTTGGTGTGAGGATGGGTATGGTGATGACTGTCAAAGATAAGCCTGCTCGATTGGTCTTCGGTAAAAACTCCGATCCATTGAGGGCTGATGGTCCAGTCACTCGGCTTACGCAGTTTGGGGCGAATCTTTCGCCGCAGGCTCATTGTGACAGGGCGTCTGGACCGAAGCGGGGGAAAAGTCCTGCGGCAGCCAAGGCGAAGAGGGCGATGTCGAAAGCGGCGCCACAGTCACGGAAAAGCAGTCAGAATGAGTGA
- a CDS encoding phosphoribosylaminoimidazolesuccinocarboxamide synthase (catalyzes the formation of (S)-2-(5-amino-1-(5-phospho-D-ribosyl)imidazole-4-carboxamido)succinate from 5-amino-1-(5-phospho-D-ribosyl)imidazole-4-carboxylate and L-aspartate in purine biosynthesis; SAICAR synthase) — protein MEKREELYRGKAKSVYKTDDADRLVLLFRNDTSAFDGKRIEQLDRKGTVNNKFNAFIMQKLEAAGVPTQFDALLSDNECLVKKLDMIPVECVVRNYAAGSLVKRLGVEEGIKLEPSTFELFLKNDEKGDPFINESHVVAFGWGTADQLATMKTLSLKVNEILTQLFDDAGLLLVDFKLEFGVFHGQIVLGDEFSPDGCRLWDKETRKKMDKDRFRQGLGDVIEAYEEVARRLGVPL, from the coding sequence ATGGAAAAACGCGAAGAACTCTACCGCGGCAAGGCCAAGTCGGTGTACAAGACCGACGACGCCGACCGCCTGGTCCTGCTGTTCCGCAACGACACCTCGGCGTTCGACGGCAAGCGCATCGAGCAGCTCGACCGCAAAGGCACCGTGAACAACAAGTTCAACGCCTTCATCATGCAGAAGCTCGAAGCCGCCGGCGTGCCGACCCAGTTCGACGCCCTGCTGAGCGACAACGAGTGCCTGGTCAAGAAGCTCGACATGATTCCGGTCGAATGCGTGGTGCGCAACTACGCCGCCGGCAGCCTGGTCAAGCGCCTGGGCGTCGAGGAAGGCATCAAGCTGGAGCCCTCGACCTTCGAACTGTTCCTGAAGAACGACGAGAAGGGGGACCCTTTCATCAACGAGTCCCACGTCGTCGCATTCGGCTGGGGCACCGCTGACCAGCTGGCGACCATGAAGACCCTGTCGCTGAAGGTCAACGAGATCCTCACCCAGCTGTTCGATGACGCCGGCCTGCTGCTGGTCGACTTCAAGCTCGAGTTCGGCGTGTTCCACGGCCAGATCGTCCTGGGCGACGAATTCAGCCCGGACGGCTGCCGCCTGTGGGACAAAGAAACCCGCAAGAAGATGGACAAGGACCGCTTCCGCCAGGGTCTGGGCGACGTCATCGAAGCCTACGAAGAAGTTGCCCGCCGCCTGGGCGTGCCGCTGTAA